ATTTGAATTTATCTCGCATCTGGCTTCAAGATTGGACGGTGCAAACTTAGGGCTATATTATTTCTTAGTGTGCTGCCAACTGCTCAACACATCGCGCGGCGTCTTCATTTTCGTCAATTTTATCCTTTTGAATCGAGACGTTCGAAAATTCTTGTGGTcccatatcaaaatccttttcAAACGAGAGCCTCGAATGCCTGTCGATTTCAACGCTATTAATCACGCAGATACCGATCAATCCACGTCCAATCTAACCACACAGTCAACCCCCGCCACTTGTTCGGAAACAATATCAAACATTGAGAGTTTCGAATATGACGAGTACACCTATTTATGAACACGAAATAGGAAACGATACTTTGCAACATGCCTAAAAAAACACGCCTACAACTACCTGTTAAAACCCTTTGGGTATTCTTTTGGGGATTTTGTCTAATGGTTTAGGGTCAAAAGTAATTTTATTCGGTACTCGTCTTTGGATCGTTAGTCaatagaaatttgaaatcgaaCTGTTAAGTCACAGTGAAACGGAGATCTTTCTAATTAATAAACATGGTTTTCCTTAATAGGCGTTATGAAATTTTATAACTTAACAGCAGAGTTAACAGaaccagaaaaacaaatcgattAACGAAAGTGTGGACAATACAACTGGATCCTCTTGCGCCGAGTCTATTAACTGCCGAATAAAACGCACATTTTCGCCCTATTCCATCTCAGGCacgtcttattgttttttagtaggTGCGACTACCTTTTTCGTTGAGCTATTCTGTTTCTTGGAACTGCGTGAAACACACCATAAGAATAGTTATTTTAACAAATATGAAAACGTCTTGAATGATATCTTACGCAAATTTATTGAGGCATTTTCCTTGTTGATTTGACCGACAGGGCGGGGTGATAGGTACCGCAGTAGTTTCTGCAGACCTGTCTTCCATTTCAGGTTGTGTTGTTACAGATTCTGGTTGTCTAGATTGCGTAGATTGCCTTCTTTGGTACGTTCCCTTTggagccttcttcttcttaccgtCTTTCTCTGCTTGTACGTGCTGAAGACTCTGGTAGGCCATATAGATGTGGAAGAGGTTGTACTCCGGGGAGAACTCGGTGAAAGCGCTGTCGAGTagatcgttttcttctttggaaaagaaataaggtgACGTAGGATCGgtgacgtcaatgcactccaatTCGTTCTTCAAAATGTCGAGACCGAACAATGTGTCGGCATTATTAGAACATGGGCCATCTGAGCCAAGTTCATAACATTTACCGTCGCTGGTCGGCACAAATTGCTTCTGCCAAGGTTTCGAAGAATATTTATCGTTCTCATAGATTATGGGGCATTTGGATGTCATGCAGTTCAAATAACCGCTAGGACTGATGGCTACTACTTGCCCGTAGGGGCAGGGTCCTATAACGAATGATATTGATAGCAAAACGTTTGGGTGATTGAATATAGCTTTCTTACCTTGTGTAAAAAGTGGGACACAATCGTCGTGAGGGTACGGGAATGGAAATTCTCCGATGGGACAATCGCACACTGTATCTCCGTATTGGGAATAGTAAAGTCGCCGGCCTCCTTCGCACTCTGATCTGTCGTAGATGTCGTGACACAAGTCCGTGCGGTTGACATAGACCCTGTCTCTTCCGCAAAGACGCGGAGTGCACCGCCCCTGATAAAAAATGACGCCGTTCAATTAGTTGGTGACGCGATAATTAATATGCATACCTTGTATGTGACGGGGTCAACCGTGACAAAGTATGTTGGGTCACCGCATGGTTTCCTTCCCATAAGTGGATAGCAGTTGCCGTCGTTAAAACGCACGGAAGTTGAGCCGCAGCCGTCGTCCGGGAAAGTTGTTTTTGAAGGAAAAGGCTCATTAATGAAAGGTGTAGGAGTGCCGGGAATTGTTATCAAATGTTCCACGATAATCttttcgtcttttgttttcaaccattttttcattttcttcgtcAGTTCAGTAAATTTGTTCGGTTCCTTTTTGCTGCTTTTGTAAGACATTTTATCCTTAATCTGATGTTTAAACAGTTCCGGAGAGAATGAGGTCTTGCTGATGATTTGGTTGGTCAACGATAGGATCAATTCTGTTTTATTTCCTGGTAAGAAATTCTGCTGCTCGGTGCTGGAGCAAAGTGCAAGTGTCAACAGTACAACGACCAGcagatttgaaataacgacaGCCATCCCGATCTGAAAACACAAGCTTACGTATGTCGAAGGCGGCTGTAAAGTATATGCCGTGAATTTGTATTAGGACACTTTGCGACTCTGCGGTAAGttacaacgaaaaaaaaacaaacaaactaggAGTGTGTCAGCGATGAGGTTAAGGAGAAAACTGAATTTTTTCTGGCTTTCATCTTCTTTATGTACCTCAGGGGCTTTCATTTGCAATCGGAGAAAATGAGCCCTACTCTCATcttcctgtttttttcttttagttttgttCGAATTCAgagttttgtttgaaaaaatcgcGGTCAAAGTTAACgggaaattaaaatattccttttctctttttagatGCGTTCCTACGAGACTATAGGTTTTTAGTGTGTCGATCTTTCGTCTGTAAAGTTTCTATTCTTAACTGGTTTTAGCTTGAATACTTGGGCACGTTAATTCAACAACGCGGTcgaaatttttccaaaaatttcgaACAGGTTTCCATCCATCTATTCTTTGATTCGCCTATACTGCTGGGAAGTCCCCTGCAATCGTCCTCAAAGCGAAGAGGTTCAAGCAGCCAACATCGCCAATCTGAAACCGGCGATTAAAATGTCATTtgcaaaacattttgaatatgtattcaAAACATCGTATCGAAATGACAAGCGGAATTCGCCGGAGTTCGCCTAGTTCAATTAATTTTGGAACAACGCAACACGACTTCTGCACAGCATTGCTTAAAGTATCACTGATATTTATAATTGTAATTATAATTTGATTGGTGTAGAAATTTTTAGATCATTTTAGGAAGCAAAATGTTTCGACTCGTATTTTGAGAAATCGAAATTTCCTGTTTTTGTGTTGGAGTTTGTAACAAACGCACCATAGACGGTGTTGAGGCTGGTCAGTGGGGCATCGTTGAATTGTTTACACCAAATTGATGCTGGCCGGTCGTGAAAGcaacaaataatcaaaattacGATGCGAGTTCGATCGAAACGCCTTCTACGGTTGTCCCagatcgttttttcttttttggatcgTCTTTGATCAACTCTCTACGAAGACAATTTTGGGTTTGACATCTTTCGCCATGTCTAAATTTACTTTGTTTGACGCAGAACGCCATAGCGCAGCTCAGTCACGGATCGATTGGCTCCGGATTCCAGACTTTATGCATTAATTATCTTACAGGTTTTGACTGGAAAAACCTAGACGCTTTCTTCTCAGACCTTGTACGACACTTCATTTTATTACCATATAGGAAAGACTAAAAGTCTTCTTGCGAATTCTTTGCTGTTACCACGAGGACATTTGCCGCCACGTGAAAACCGGGAATTCCAGAAATGTCTACgcacaaacaaatttaaatgtgCATACGCGCGTCAATGGATCAGATCAAATAATTAAGGGAAGATAATTTTACGTTTTTCCCAAAATCCGAGTTCGCATTGGATTTTATAGAATGCGCATCTTCCAATTCACCATGAAAGTGCAGTTTATTGAGAcagattttttattctttattatatCTGGACAGAATTAGATAACAGGAGAGAATGCAATTAACAGTTTCATATTTGAATAGGGCTTTGGCCCGGGCGATGAAAACCCGGGCCACCGCCCgggctgaacgaaaaaaaacccaacccgactcgacccaccgaggcattttttttaacg
This sequence is a window from Daphnia pulicaria isolate SC F1-1A chromosome 7, SC_F0-13Bv2, whole genome shotgun sequence. Protein-coding genes within it:
- the LOC124349719 gene encoding uncharacterized protein LOC124349719, which translates into the protein MAVVISNLLVVVLLTLALCSSTEQQNFLPGNKTELILSLTNQIISKTSFSPELFKHQIKDKMSYKSSKKEPNKFTELTKKMKKWLKTKDEKIIVEHLITIPGTPTPFINEPFPSKTTFPDDGCGSTSVRFNDGNCYPLMGRKPCGDPTYFVTVDPVTYKGRCTPRLCGRDRVYVNRTDLCHDIYDRSECEGGRRLYYSQYGDTVCDCPIGEFPFPYPHDDCVPLFTQGPCPYGQVVAISPSGYLNCMTSKCPIIYENDKYSSKPWQKQFVPTSDGKCYELGSDGPCSNNADTLFGLDILKNELECIDVTDPTSPYFFSKEENDLLDSAFTEFSPEYNLFHIYMAYQSLQHVQAEKDGKKKKAPKGTYQRRQSTQSRQPESVTTQPEMEDRSAETTAVPITPPCRSNQQGKCLNKFASKKQNSSTKKVVAPTKKQ